In one Nicotiana sylvestris chromosome 8, ASM39365v2, whole genome shotgun sequence genomic region, the following are encoded:
- the LOC138875345 gene encoding uncharacterized protein, with the protein MADRSMKRPLGIIDDVLVCVDKFILPTDFVILDCEVDFEVPIILGRRFLATRKALVDVEAGELTFRVGDEKVVFHVCKSMRQHNSTEVCSFVDIVTVVIIDDTSSMINVEDPFEAVLLNMDVNDDASRVELRPPWRFFKSKKGQSDGL; encoded by the exons atggcggatcgatcgatgaagcgacccttgggcataatagatgatgttcttgtctgtgttgataaattcatactGCCGACTgactttgtcatattagattgtgaggtggactttgaagtgccgattattcttggtaggcGTTTCCTGGCTAcgaggaaggcattggttgatgttgaagcgggtgagttgacattcagagtgggagatgagaaggtggtattccatgtttgcaaatcaatgagacaacacaatagcacagaggtgtgttcatttgtggacattgtcacagttGTGATAAtagatgacacaagttccatgatcaatgTTGAAGATCCTTTCGAGGctgtgcttcttaatatggatgtcaatgatgatgctagtagagtgga gttgaggccaccttggcggttcttcaaaagcaaaaaaggGCAATCAGATGGACTTTAG